The Neurospora crassa OR74A linkage group I, whole genome shotgun sequence genome segment aagaagaggaggagagcgatTCGGACGTTGCTATGGAGGAAGACAGCGACGAGGACTGATGGGTGTCCACTATGGCATTTGCTTCTTGTTTAAGATACCAGCTCGCGGTGGGGAAGGATGACGAAAAATGAAGGCGCAATGAAGCGGATGGATGAAAAATTCGCCCTCTCGAAGGACAATGCAGAAGACGCACCGCTAGCTGCATGTACAACATACACCGCGCTACTCCCACTTCCTCTAGGCGGAGGAAGGCTCCAAGGCCATTTCCTTGGGGACCCAAAGGCTGACACAGCCGCCGACGAGTCCAAGCCAAACCATCAGGTAGTTCTCGATCGAGACATTGTCAAAGGTCGACATGGCCTCGCCGAGGAGACAAGGGTGGACGAAGAAGGTGGGAAGGCCTGTGATGGGATGATACTGTTTGTATGGCCGAAATAATTCAAAAGAAGGGACATTCGTGTGTTAGTATAggcaccttttttttttctctttctctctctttttgtcCTTCTCATATCTTTATGTTTCACAACAAAGTCACAAAGAGCGAGAAAAAGGAGTTCAGCCCTAGTTAACTTTTTGGTGTTTCAACAGCGAGAAGATTGAACCCACCCAAATCGCAAGACACAAATACAAAGAAcgagatgagatgagaagagaagagaagagaaaacttACATCAGCTGAGATACCACCCACGGAACCCGCGCGGCGAAGTCCATCTTTGAACTGATCGGGTACAAGACGTCGAAAGACGGTGTCGATGTTGAAGGCTGGTTCATCCGCCGGCAGTCCGTTTAGTGAAAACCACAGACAAGGCGCTTGATATGTCGGGTGAAGGTGTATTTCGTATGTGACGTAGCCATAACTTGtcttttgctgttgttgatgtttaGAAGGCAAAACCATGGCCTTTTCTCCCCCAGTAAACCACATATTATCAGCATTCCACACCCACCCCCCCTTCAACCCACTGTTTTTATTAAGAAAACAtacctcatcatcatcatcatcctcaacctccatccCCTCACTCACACCAACCacaccctccccctcccgctCATCCCCCCTTACCGCTGCTGGCCCCTCAGAAAAACACAAATTATCCAAAAACTCGGAtaagccatcatcatccagatTGACCTCGAGCGGTCTCGTGATTTGGATAAAAGTGCTGTATTCGGGATCCGAAGGAGAGACAAAGTGGGTGTTGAGCGCCGAGCGCACGCGCAGCTTCCATTGGCGCCGGAGCGGGCCGAGGGTCGCTTGGCTGTAGCGCCGGTCGAGGTGGTGGGCGGCCTCGGCGAACTCGGAGGGGGTGAGGTGGGGGTAGTTTTGGATTTCCAGGGAGTACATTTTGATCAAGAGTGTTTTCGGTAATGGTGAGGTGTGTGGTTGTGATATGGTGAGACGGTGGGCGGTCTGCTGAGTGGTGCAGTGGTgaaggatgggatgggggaGAAATTGGGACATACATATCGATGTTACCGCATGTGGAACTGGATTGTCACGGCCGGGCGGGACGGTGTTAGTGAGCGGGACGAGACGGACGGGAGAGGGtgataagataaggaagGGGTCGTAACTCAAAGTTAGAGGTATTGTGGTTGTTCACATGTTCTTCATTTATGATCATATGCATGAAAAATATACCCTCCATGCATTCCACAATACCTCAATACATAAACGCCAACCATTACCTAGAGATGGAAGTTTGCGAGACCGCCGGGAGTAATTAATGACAGACCCAACCCTGACAGATCACCACACTCGTAACCCTGGCGAATCTGGCCCCCTGTAAGACTTGTACAAACAGCGGGGCCCCACAACTGTCGCAAGGGAACTTGACGCGTCCAAGCTCAAGCTGTCCTTTTTGGCGTCGTGTACTTGTACTGTGTACTGCGTAGTTAGTGTAAGAGGTCAGCAAGGTTCTTGGTTTCTTGCATGATTCTCGTTATCTCGGGGCTAATATGAAAGCAATCACCACAACTTCTGCATCCGGCTGGTGTACGTACATCTGACCGTTGGcaggttataaatatacaacccctatgtaggtaggtaggtacacatGTGCAAACACATGTCAGGCACTTccagaagtggaagtaaGAGCGGCCGGATGTGATGGAACGAAGGGATGGAAGCACAGCTCCATGCCAGGTCCACGCCGCAGTTCTCCTTCCTTGTGCAGCTTGACCGCTCAAATTTGGGAAATACAAAGTTGGGGGGAAATCCAAGAAGGGCCTTTAATTTGAGAGACGGCTGCTCCCTTTTGCGTGTGAATACCTACCTTCCATCTATTCCATGGAATTTATACAATTGCCAGCTCTTGCTTAatccatacctctacctacctatctttaCGTACTTACCTAATGACCAACTAATACGTCTGTCTACATTACTGTGGTGATtccaacctacctctaataATCCATTGTCTCAATCCAgcaccacctacctacctattcaaGGCCCAAAGTGCACTAACAGCACCACACCTACCAAGACATTGCCGTCCCCCAATGAAACTGCCCcaactaggtacctctatagCGCCAACGGTTCAGTTCCCCTCCAgggcacctcctcctcctcaatgAACCGCGTCCGCGATCCATTCAACCTCCACAACCTCTCCCTCAACCGCCCCGGTACCATTGCCgccatcaacatcctccGCGCAACCGCCACCACTGCCGCCACCGAGTTCCGCGACCGTGCCGAGAAAGCCGCCCAGCAGGCTGTCGAGACCGCTGCCAAAGCCGCCGAATTCGCTGAGCAGGCCGCTGAACGCACCCGCGACGCCGTCGAAGCCGCCGCAAAGGAAGTCGAGAGGGCGCTTGACCACACTGCCTTTCAGAGCCAGTCACAGTCACAGTCACAGGCGGATTTAGAGCAGGGCACCTTACTGccagctgctgctcctgctgctgcggaAGAGACATACGACGAGGAAGACacagaagtagaagaagaatacgAAGATCCAGGGGACATGGCCTCTTTTTCCATCCCACGACACGTCCCGTCGTTTACGGACCCGGCGCGCCAAGCTGAAGATCGACTGTGGGCTGCTGCGACCCGCCAACGGGCAGGGCCatcagcaggagcaggaggagtgCTAGGGGGAGTACAAGATAAAGTGGGAGGATTCCTAAACCCGGATCGAAGGTCATTACCCATGTACAAGGATAAGCCGTATGGGTACGGCCCCGGAGGAGCGAGACCTAGGCCACTGTTGAGGAAAAAGAGGGTGTTGGGGTTATTTACCTTGGTGGTGCTGGGGCTGTTGTGGTTTACGGGCTTCTTTGATGAGCATCATGAACGAGCCAGGGCGAAGCTGGGCGATTGGGGGTGGTTGAGCTCGGATACCAAGGCGAGGAGTAAGGCGGAttggttgaagaggagggagagggttgTTGAGGCTATGGAGCTGAGCTGGGATGCTTATGAGAGATATGCCTGGGGTATGTTTCTGAAGaagggttggtgttgtgatTATCGGTTAAGGCTAACTTGTGTGACTAGGTTATGACGAGTTTCACCCCGTGTCCAAGACGGGCCGCAATATGGCCCCCAAGGGTTTGGGTTGGATCATTATCGATTCGTTAGACACCTTGATGATCATGAACTTGACCTCGCGGGTTACTCATGCTCGCGAGTGGATCTCCAAGTCGTTGACCTGGGACCAGGATCAAGATGTCAACACCTTTGAGACGACCATCCGCATGATGGGCGGTCTTTTGTCGGCTTACTACCTCAGCACCGAGTACCCGAACCTAGCGCCCATCTCCGATGACGATGTGGGCGCCCCCGGCGAGGACCTCTACCTCGAAAAGGCCCGCGACCTCGCCGACCGCCTCATGTCCGCCTTCGACACGCCCTCTGGCATTCCCTACGCGAGCGTCAACCTCGGTAAATTCCAGGGCCTGCCCTCGCACGCCGACATGGGTGCCTCTTCCACCGCCGAAGCCACCACCCTCCAGCTCGAATTCAAGTACCTCGCCAACCTAACAGGCGAAAAGGACTTTTGGGACCGCTCCGAAAAGGTCATGAAAGTGATAGACGACAACCAAGCCCCCGATGGCCTCGTGCCCATCTTCATCCAGCCCAGCACCGGCCACTTTCATACCCAAAACATCCGGCTCGGCTCGCGCGGCGATTCCTACTACGAATACCTGATCAAGCAGTACCTGCAAACCCACAAGGCCGAACCCATCTACCAAGACATGTGGAACGACGCTCTCCAGGGCATCCGCAAGCACCTAGTCACCTACACTGAGAACAGCGGGTTCACCATTGTCGGCGAACGTCCCTCGGGTCTCGAGGGCAACTTGTCTCCCAAGATGGACCACCTCGTCTGCTTCCTCCCGGGAACCATTGCGCTCGCCGCCACCGAAGGCCTCTCGGAGCGCGAAGCCCGCAAGAAGCCCGGCTTCTGGAACAAGCAGCGTGAGGCCGACATGAAGCTTGCCCGCGAGCTGATGCAGACGTGCTGGGGCATGTACCGGTACATGGCGACGGGCCTCGCCGCGGAAATCACCTACTTTAAGATCCCCTCGGACCCCTTGCCAGAGTCCTCCTCGCACACCAGCCCACCAGATTCCATTTTCGATGACCCCGCCGGCCCTGATGCGACCTGGCGCAAGGACTATGAAGTCCATCAAATGGACGCGCATAACCTCCAACGGCCCGAAACGGTCGAGTCCCTCTTCTACATGTACCGCATCACGGGCGACGTCAAGTACCGCGAGTGGGGGTGGGACATGTTCAAGTCGTTTGTCAACTACACTGCTGTCGAAGATGGCGGCGGATTTACGAGCTTGTCGAATGCAAATGTCATACCGCCTGTGATCAAGGATAACATGGAGAGCTTCTGGATGGCGGAGACGCTCAAGTACTTTTATTTGTTGTTCAGTCCGGAGGATCTGTTGCCGCTGGACAAGGTCGTGTTCAATACCGAGGCGCACCCGTTGCCGGTCTTTGAGGTGGGGAGGTTGTTGAAGACTGGGTGGGAGAGGAagccgaggacgacgacgacgacgacgacagggGAGACAAAGAGTGCGTGAGTTATGGAAGAGATGAGAATGTGGAAAGTTGGTAGCGTAGCGTAGGGGAaccaaaaagggaagaaagagagaaaatggAACATGCCCAGATGTGATGGGGGCAAAGTATCCATAAAGAACGTCAAAGTTATGTATGTATGCATATATACACTTTTTTCCATGTAATAGGTAGTTTGATAATGAGTGGATGAGAGTGGATGAGTGAGTTGGTTGTGTGTGGGTGTGTTCAATGTACATAGCTTTAGCTGGTGACGGCACCCAAAATAGATGGGTCTCAAAACTGGAACGAGAGTGAAAAGACACGAATGAGCACTGAAGGAATTGGAGATGCGTGAAATGCTACCTATGATATCTACATCACTAGGTAGTTAGGTACCTATATaactccatcatctcccgcTCCTCAGACACGTACGCGCGGCCCGGGCTTTATAGTGGCAGGACCTTCTTCCTTCACGAATACCATTGGGACTTAGGTATCTATGTAAGTTTCCAAGTTCCGTCACAGCTGCTCGCTAGGTATAGTCTATTTTATCTACCTATCTGGCTAGGTAAGGTATCTATCTGTCTATCTGTCCCTCTGTGTCCATctgcctttttctttttttttttttttttttttttttttttttttttagctctctagaataaagataaaaaaaactTGAAAAATTGAAattgagaaaaaaaagttgaagtATACTACTTCTTGTCAGTcggctctctctctctcttcatacattgatagatagatagataggtacACAAATGAaaaaagtaagtaagtaagtaagtaagtaaaacCACCGTTACCCTAGCTAGGTACCTTAGTCTAGGTAgtctaggtagaggtagtaggttATTGTAATGCGAAGGAtgatgtttgtttgtttgtttcctCGCGTGCTTGTTTCCTCGCGTGCTTGCTTCGTAAATAACTACTCACTAACTACCTTACCTAAGAAagaagtacctacctaagaaTATATGATataagtaaggtaggtaggtaggtaggtaggtaaataaaCTGGCTGGCTGCTTGAAAAGCAATACCATAgtgcgtaggtaggtacataggtaggtaataacTGACAgacaatacctacctagactTGTCAAAGGAAAAGCTAAAGACAAGATAGGTACTTAAAGCTCTGGTGGGCTACTTACCATGGGACCTCGCAATTTTCATTATTTatgggggaaaaaaaaagtgtaAAGTAGATACTACCATAGGTCAGATGATATGAATTGATTATTTTAATCATCTTTGATAGAGTTAATAGACAGTACTCTTGTATAAGGACTGTGAAACTGGTGTGGTCTTATTTTGCTCTACTGAATGGTTACATGAACACAGTGGATGATTTAGGTAACTGCCTGGATATTCCACAATAGGTGGAGGTACCTTACTTGTGTTATGTGTTTGCGACATTACATGACTTGAtttgagttgagttgagttgagcagttagtcagtcagtcagtcaggcAAAGCTGTCGGGGAGGAAAGAGCGAGTTTCCTCATTTTGTTTAACGATTCTCGTGATGTATCTCATGATCTCATGTGAAGTAATATCCTTGAGCACCTCTAACATCCATTGCAAACATCCCAAGcaccccctctcccctctcccctctcccctctcccctctcccctctaACTTCTCCCTCTGACTTCCAACCTCTTTCCCTAACCTCAAAAAGTCTTCCCACTCCCTCCGACTCCCTCCAATCTTTACAACTCACCCCAGGTATCACAAATAAGAAGGCCTCACCACATCCCCCACCCTAACCTTCACCACACTTCCGTTTCCTCCCATGCTTCtcgtccccgtccccgtgcccgtccccgtccccatccccatccccgtcCCCTCCTTTTCTATATCTTCAGCAtgcccatcctcctcatcctccgccTGCAACCCCATATGCACACCAAAAAACACCTTCCCCTCAAACCTCCTCGTCTTACTTAGTGTCACAAAGGGCTCGCCTCCTGCGGTTTTCGATCCCGTGGTTTGGTCTATGCAGACCATGTGGCAGCGTCGGCAGGAGCCTAGCATTTGGaattttgttgttgtttgaaAGCCTGAGGAAGACGGGGTAGaacaagaagacgaagaagaagaaaaagaagaagagttaAAAATGGTAAGGGAAGACCAGGTATCTTCTTCGTAGGGGTTTAGTTTTTGTTTCGGTTtttgttttggttttggtgttggttttgaagtggtggaaggggaaggcgaAGGGGTTAAAGGGTTGGAAGGTGAAGCGGAAGGGGTTGAAGGTGAAGGGGACAAAACAAGATTAGCTCTAAACACCGCTTCCGAAATCGGTTGCGATACCGATGGGTTAAGTAAAGCGATGGACTGGTTCAAGGCATCGACGCTGGTACTCGTAATCGCCAAAATCGGACTTTCATTCGATAGCAGTATCCTTCGTGGTTTTGGACCCTGAGCCTCTTGAGTTGGAGTCGCTGACCTTTCGGTATCCGAATCCGGTGGCGACGGGGGCGTTTCTACTGCTTTAGGCGAAGGGAAAGCGCCCGGCATCATTGCTGGTTTTGTCAACCTTGTTGATACGGATACTGCAGgatgtggttgttgatgctgatgtCTCTGTAAATGCGCCTTGGCATGCCTCGTCATCCCCTTCCCCT includes the following:
- the gh47-1 gene encoding mannosyl-oligosaccharide 1,2-alpha-mannosidase, with the protein product MNRVRDPFNLHNLSLNRPGTIAAINILRATATTAATEFRDRAEKAAQQAVETAAKAAEFAEQAAERTRDAVEAAAKEVERALDHTAFQSQSQSQSQADLEQGTLLPAAAPAAAEETYDEEDTEVEEEYEDPGDMASFSIPRHVPSFTDPARQAEDRLWAAATRQRAGPSAGAGGVLGGVQDKVGGFLNPDRRSLPMYKDKPYGYGPGGARPRPLLRKKRVLGLFTLVVLGLLWFTGFFDEHHERARAKLGDWGWLSSDTKARSKADWLKRRERVVEAMELSWDAYERYAWGYDEFHPVSKTGRNMAPKGLGWIIIDSLDTLMIMNLTSRVTHAREWISKSLTWDQDQDVNTFETTIRMMGGLLSAYYLSTEYPNLAPISDDDVGAPGEDLYLEKARDLADRLMSAFDTPSGIPYASVNLGKFQGLPSHADMGASSTAEATTLQLEFKYLANLTGEKDFWDRSEKVMKVIDDNQAPDGLVPIFIQPSTGHFHTQNIRLGSRGDSYYEYLIKQYLQTHKAEPIYQDMWNDALQGIRKHLVTYTENSGFTIVGERPSGLEGNLSPKMDHLVCFLPGTIALAATEGLSEREARKKPGFWNKQREADMKLARELMQTCWGMYRYMATGLAAEITYFKIPSDPLPESSSHTSPPDSIFDDPAGPDATWRKDYEVHQMDAHNLQRPETVESLFYMYRITGDVKYREWGWDMFKSFVNYTAVEDGGGFTSLSNANVIPPVIKDNMESFWMAETLKYFYLLFSPEDLLPLDKVVFNTEAHPLPVFEVGRLLKTGWERKPRTTTTTTTGETKSA